One Yimella lutea DNA window includes the following coding sequences:
- a CDS encoding SDR family oxidoreductase codes for MNRLEGKTAIVTGASRGIGLAIAERLVDEGANVIITARGEDALKEAVAGLGERASYVAGKADDPAHREEVVRTAIDKHGSIDVLINNTGINPVFGKLLDVEPEVSRKILEVNVLSALEWVKLVHKAWMQEHGGSIVNVASVAGLRPAPGIAMYGVSKAAVIHLTEELAIELGPDIRVNAVAPAVVKTKFAEALYSGREEQVAKPYPLKRLGEPEDIGSVVAFLASDDSGWMTGQTLTVDGGVLLNGGV; via the coding sequence ATGAACCGTCTCGAGGGCAAGACCGCGATCGTCACCGGAGCCAGCCGAGGCATCGGCCTGGCCATAGCCGAGCGCCTGGTCGACGAAGGCGCGAACGTCATCATCACCGCACGTGGCGAGGACGCCCTGAAGGAAGCCGTCGCCGGACTCGGTGAGCGCGCGTCCTACGTCGCCGGCAAGGCGGACGACCCCGCGCACCGCGAGGAGGTCGTGCGCACCGCGATCGACAAGCACGGCAGCATCGACGTGCTGATCAACAACACCGGCATCAACCCGGTCTTCGGCAAGCTGCTCGACGTCGAGCCCGAGGTGTCGCGCAAGATCCTCGAGGTCAACGTCCTTTCCGCGCTGGAGTGGGTCAAGCTGGTGCACAAGGCGTGGATGCAGGAGCACGGCGGCTCGATCGTCAATGTCGCGTCCGTCGCCGGCCTGCGACCCGCCCCGGGCATCGCGATGTACGGCGTCAGCAAGGCCGCCGTCATCCACCTCACCGAGGAACTCGCGATCGAGCTCGGCCCGGACATCCGGGTCAACGCCGTCGCACCGGCCGTCGTGAAGACGAAGTTCGCCGAGGCGCTCTACTCCGGACGCGAGGAGCAGGTGGCCAAGCCCTACCCGCTCAAGCGCCTTGGCGAGCCCGAGGACATCGGCAGCGTGGTTGCTTTCCTCGCCTCGGACGACTCCGGCTGGATGACCGGCCAGACCCTCACCGTCGACGGTGGCGTGCTGCTCAACGGCGGCGTCTGA
- a CDS encoding YbaK/EbsC family protein translates to MSSARGNLDWQPLEEHPGLVAPTVADANAPGLLVAPVDASLSDTAAFCQAYDVTLEAAANCVVVQARRGENTTYAAVVVRGTDRADVNKTVRKHLDARKITFADQEHAEAATGMKSGGITPVGLPVDWPILIDRAVADGGEFVIGGGVRTSKLLITGEALAALPNPEVLDLTIAG, encoded by the coding sequence ATGTCCAGCGCTCGCGGGAACCTCGACTGGCAGCCCCTGGAGGAGCACCCCGGCCTCGTGGCGCCGACGGTCGCGGACGCGAACGCGCCCGGTCTGCTGGTCGCGCCGGTCGACGCCTCGCTCTCCGACACCGCCGCGTTCTGCCAGGCGTACGACGTGACCCTCGAAGCGGCCGCGAACTGCGTTGTCGTGCAAGCGCGCCGGGGTGAGAACACCACGTACGCCGCCGTCGTCGTTCGGGGCACCGACCGCGCCGACGTGAACAAGACCGTCCGCAAGCACCTGGACGCCCGCAAGATCACCTTCGCCGACCAGGAGCACGCCGAAGCGGCCACCGGCATGAAATCCGGCGGGATCACGCCGGTCGGTCTGCCGGTGGACTGGCCGATCCTCATCGACCGGGCGGTCGCCGATGGCGGGGAGTTCGTGATCGGCGGGGGAGTGCGCACGTCGAAGCTGTTGATCACCGGCGAAGCCTTGGCAGCCCTGCCGAACCCCGAGGTTCTCGACCTGACGATCGCCGGTTGA
- a CDS encoding DUF3263 domain-containing protein, translating into MSAAEQTSAPQGAELTDRDRRILELERDWFRAQGSKEDAIRDRLGMGSTAYYQALNALLDNPEAMKADPLLVKRLRRLRSSRMKQRNARRFGFDTP; encoded by the coding sequence ATGAGCGCGGCGGAGCAGACGAGTGCACCCCAGGGTGCAGAGCTGACCGACCGTGACCGGCGGATCCTCGAGCTCGAGCGAGACTGGTTCCGCGCCCAGGGCTCCAAGGAGGACGCGATCCGCGACCGCCTCGGCATGGGCTCGACCGCGTACTACCAGGCGCTCAACGCATTGCTCGACAACCCGGAGGCGATGAAGGCCGACCCGCTGTTGGTCAAGCGCCTGCGCCGACTGCGTTCCAGCCGGATGAAGCAGCGCAACGCGCGCCGGTTCGGTTTCGACACACCCTGA